A DNA window from Polyodon spathula isolate WHYD16114869_AA chromosome 18, ASM1765450v1, whole genome shotgun sequence contains the following coding sequences:
- the LOC121330465 gene encoding melanin-concentrating hormone receptor 1-like, producing MPTVFGIICLLGIIGNVIVIFTVFSKSKFRCRSSVPDIFIVNLSVVDLLFLLGMPFLIHQLLGNGVWHFGETVCTIITALDTNSQFTSTYILTAMTLDRYLATVYPLTSVRFRRPAVAVLIICILWVISFLSITPVWMYARLIPLPGGVLGCGIRLPNPETDIYWYTLYQFFIAFAIPFTLISVAYWRILLRMTSSEALTTQRSARIKTKKVTRIAITICLVFFCCWAPFYVLQLIQLAVVKPTLSFYYAYRVAISLGYANSCLNPFIYIVLCASFRRRFIVSVRPAEDIQSPARSRRNRRKMDHHSEQQQLQLVSIPGR from the coding sequence ATGCCAACAGTTTTTGGCATTATCTGCTTGCTGGGCATAATAGGGAACGTGATAGTCATCTTCACCGTGTTCAGTAAGTCAAAGTTCAGGTGCAGAAGCAGCGTCCCCGATATATTCATTGTTAATTTATCGGTTGTGGACCTGCTTTTCCTGCTAGGGATGCCGTTCCTCATTCACCAGCTGCTGGGTAACGGAGTTTGGCACTTTGGAGAGACTGTTTGCACGATCATTACAGCCCTAGACACCAACAGTCAGTTTACCAGCACCTACATCCTGACTGCCATGACACTTGACAGGTACCTAGCGACTGTCTACCCCCTCACCTCTGTGCGGTTCAGAAGACCCGCTGTTGCCGTTCTAATAATTTGCATCCTCTGGGTCATTTCGTTCCTTAGCATCACTCCCGTTTGGATGTACGCCCGGCTGATTCCTTTGCCCGGTGGAGTGTTAGGTTGCGGGATTCGCTTGCCGAACCCGGAGACAGATATCTACTGGTACACGCTATATCAGTTTTTCATCGCCTTTGCCATACCTTTTACGCTTATATCAGTGGCTTACTGGAGGATTTTGCTCAGAATGACCTCCTCGGAGGCTCTAACCACGCAGAGGAGTGCCAGGATAAAGACTAAAAAGGTGACCAGGATAGCAATCACTATCTGCTTAGTTTTCTTCTGTTGTTGGGCTCCCTTCTATGTGTTGCAGTTGATTCAGCTGGCAGTAGTTAAGCCGACACTGTCATTCTATTACGCATACAGGGTTGCTATCAGCCTGGGCTACGCGAACAGTTGCCTGAACCCGTTTATCTACATTGTGCTGTGTGCAAGCTTTAGGAGAAGATTTATAGTCTCGGTCAGACCCGCTGAAGACATACAAAGCCCCGCCAGGAGCCGACGAAATCGCAGGAAAATGGATCATCATTCTGAGCAACAGCAGTTACAGTTGGTTTCGATTCCCGGAAGATAG
- the LOC121330452 gene encoding lipid droplet assembly factor 1-A-like isoform X2 produces MWKSEGISLPKDMQELQSQLNSIMNTMNSKSKLADIMNTPAGQYLDGHPFFALTLLVFGAMATVPVGLFLTFAIVTFVTASIGFVFLQGFLLLLGGIALLCVLCGLAVIAFVVSAIFSAFYITASNVLDYYYSHRLHEAEHHRKPSKM; encoded by the exons ATGTGGAAAAGTGAAGGAATTTCGTTACCCAAGGACATGCAGGAGCTACAGAGCCAGCTAAATTCAATAATGAACACCATGAACAGCAAGTCAAAG CTTGCAGATATCATGAATACCCCAGCGGGACAGTACCTTGATGGCCACCCCTTTTTTGCCCTGACCCTGTTGGTGTTTGGTGCCATGGCAACAGTACCCGTTGGCCTGTTCCTGACCTTTGCTATTGTCACGTTTGTGACTGCCTCTATTGGGTTTGTCTTCTTGCAAG GTTTTCTGCTGTTGCTCGGCGGAATAGCCctgctgtgtgtgctctgtggtCTCGCCGTCATTGCCTTTGTTGTGTCTGCTATCTTCAGTGCCTTTTACATAACTGCCTCCAACGTGCTTGACTATTACTACAGCCACCG CCTACATGAAGCAGAACACCATCGGAAGCCGTCCAAGATGTGA
- the LOC121330452 gene encoding lipid droplet assembly factor 1-A-like isoform X1: protein MWKSEGISLPKDMQELQSQLNSIMNTMNSKSKLADIMNTPAGQYLDGHPFFALTLLVFGAMATVPVGLFLTFAIVTFVTASIGFVFLQGFLLLLGGIALLCVLCGLAVIAFVVSAIFSAFYITASNVLDYYYSHRSAYMKQNTIGSRPRCESDAFSCPNPGFQKQKG from the exons ATGTGGAAAAGTGAAGGAATTTCGTTACCCAAGGACATGCAGGAGCTACAGAGCCAGCTAAATTCAATAATGAACACCATGAACAGCAAGTCAAAG CTTGCAGATATCATGAATACCCCAGCGGGACAGTACCTTGATGGCCACCCCTTTTTTGCCCTGACCCTGTTGGTGTTTGGTGCCATGGCAACAGTACCCGTTGGCCTGTTCCTGACCTTTGCTATTGTCACGTTTGTGACTGCCTCTATTGGGTTTGTCTTCTTGCAAG GTTTTCTGCTGTTGCTCGGCGGAATAGCCctgctgtgtgtgctctgtggtCTCGCCGTCATTGCCTTTGTTGTGTCTGCTATCTTCAGTGCCTTTTACATAACTGCCTCCAACGTGCTTGACTATTACTACAGCCACCG CTCAGCCTACATGAAGCAGAACACCATCGGAAGCCGTCCAAGATGTGAGAGTGATGCCTTTTCCTGCCCCAACCCAGGTTTTCAGAAACAGAAAGGATAG